The Virgibacillus sp. SK37 region ATTATCTCCCCATATTTCCAAAAAAGAATTATGGATGTTCAAGTGGGAGCCTCAAGGGAAGGTTTGAGCATGGATAAATTATCTCAAATTTTAGTTCCAATACCTCCCTTGGAAGAGCAAGTAAGAATTATTGAAAGAATCGACAACCTGTTTTCTAAGTGTGAGCAATTAGAAGGTGAATCCTTTTTTCAAAAGGAGAGGATCCAAGCTATACGAAAACAAGCCTTGGATGATGCGTTCAAGGGTATAGTTGTTCCTCAAAGCGAAGCTGATGAACCGGCAGACGTTTTACTAAAAAAGACATTAGAGGAAAAAGAACTACTAATTAAGGATAAAGTCATTAAGAAACCCAAAGCGGTTCCAAGTGTTGATAAGGCTGATATTCCTTATGAACTTCCTAAGAACTGGACTTGGACTCGACTAGGTGAGATAGGCGATTGGGGTTCGGGTTCGACACCGAAAAGGGGCAATAGAGCTTACTATGATGGAAACATTTCCTGGTTGAAGACAGGAGAGCTAAAGGACGGCTATATTAACGATTCAGAGGAAAAAATCACAGAATTAGCTTTAAAAGAGTGTTCTTTGCGTTTAAATAAACCGGGCGATGTCTTAATCGCCATGTACGGAGCAACCATTGGAAAGTTGGGTATCTTAGAAATCGAAGCGACTACCAATCAAGCATGTTGTGCATGTACCCCATTCTCCCAAGTAAACAATAAGTATCTGTTTTACTATCTCATGTCTATACGGGATATTTTTAAAGAAAAAGGTGAAGGCGGGGCCCAACCAAACATATCGAGGGAAAAAATCGTTCAAACTCTTTTCCCACTTCCTCCATTTGAGGAGCAGAATCGTATTGTTATTAAAATCGAAACCATCATGAATATGTTGGATGATATTGAAGAGAATAGAATCAAGTAGAGCAATCCAAACCTCTCTTTTTAGGACAGAGCCTTCACCTTTTGGGCTTTGTTCTTTTTTGTTTAGTCTTCATTTACTCTCAATAGATATTACAGAAGAGTAGTTTTCCTTAATTTAACTTATTTGACATATGTTTAAGGGGTTAAAATAGTTATATAAATAAAAAGGACCTAGGTGGTGGTCCTTTTATACTAGAAGAGATCCATGATTATTTCTTTGTCGGTTTCATCTATAAAGTCAGCGACCTTATTAGAATCCTTATCCTCCATTACGTATCCATCTTCTTTTATCCTCTTAATTACATACTCATATATTCTTTCAAGCTCTGGTTTATCAGCAACCCTCATATCACTTCGAATAAGCTCTCTTACGTATGCACTGAAGTTTTGAGTTTTTTTCTTCTCCCCAACAAATCGAAGTAATTCATGATCGTTGGGCAAAAAGCTAACCGTGTACCTCACCTTAGCCATTTTTAACCTCTAGGATTTTGAGGAAGGATAGACAGTTGGAGTATTGAGGGTTATCCATGATGAGTGCGTGAGGAAACTCCTGCTTGATGTACCTTCTAAGGGTAATTGATCCACCGCCAACAAAGTGAATGTCATTCATGTTAAAAGTGTAACCACGGGATTTGGCGAATTGGACTATTTGTTGAAGGTGTTCTAACTTCATTTCCTCTATCATTACTTTGCTATCTTCATAGATTTCACCTTTACTAGCAAAGTAACCACGTCTTAGCACTTGTTCTAAATCATCTGAGGAAACAGTCATTCCGTATCGTTCGTTAATGACCTTTCCTATTTTGCCTTTCAATACATTCATACCTAGGTCTGAAACAATCATGGTATTTATTTGGGGTTGAATTCCTTTGAAACTACAAAGGGTAGTGTTCAAGCCCCCCACGTCGATAATCGTTGTATTTTTATTTTTGTATTCATCTGCCTTAGCATAAATCTCTCCCATTCCTTCAAAAGCCAATGTGACATCTGACAATTCTATGGAATATGCATTCCCATTGACCATTAGGTGAATAGTATGTCCACGTTTTTCTACCATCTGTTTAAAGTTTTCCTTTTGGATGGAATCCTTGTAGGTTGTAATAGGAACATTTACACCTAAACGAATATCTACATTAATAGAGGCTTTTGCTTTTTGGAGGAGTTGAGTAATAGCTGTGTAGATAGCTAATTGGTGAATTCGAGAGGCTTTGTTTAAGGAGAAGTCTGAGTAATCCTCTGAAACCATATCGCCTAATAGGTACTCATTTCCATAGTATTTTACATGGAAAGAATTTGGAGATATATCCATACCGAGTCTTGACACTTGCTGCATTTTAGTACGGAAGGTTGTTGTGTAGGTATTCCCCTGGTATTTCCCTATGGCCTTGGTACTGTATTTACCGCAGTCTAAGGCTATTTTTATTGTTTCCTTCATCTTAACCACTTCCTTTTCTTTTATAGATTTAACAACTTATACTATGCGGTGCTTTCATAAATATAAGAGAAAATCATATAAGTAATGTTTGAGCTGGTATGATATTTTCATATAAATAGGAAAAAATAGAAATAAATAATAACAGGGGGTAGAACATAAGAATTTTGCACTATAAGAAATATCAATGTAAGATGATAATACACCAAGTAACAACAACCACTAAATCCTTCTATTTTCTACTATATTTACCTACGTTCCTTCACCTCACATAAGGATTGACTTTCCGAAGAAATGAAAAATAGAAAGCAAGATTCATTAGTTTTTGACTAGAACATAGTCAAACCAAAAAAACTATTTAAAGCAGTGAAAAGATAATAGAATTGGGTTATCAATGAGAAAAACAATAATTTATGACAGAAAAGGAGACAAAAAGGATGAAATCTAACTACAAATCTATGAATGAACAAACTACTCAAATAGTAAGCGAAGAAATGACTCTAAAGGAAAAAATGAATTACCTTACAATTCAATCACGAAATAATTTTGAGTATGTACCAATCTTTATGCAAGTGAATCCACATCTGAATAATAAAGATGTAAAGTATTTTGTGGAAAATGATGAAGCTGTTAGAGGATGCCTTCTCTATGACTCGAATCTATATAGTAAGCAAGATGGTGATTGGGGGAGAAGTAGACAAATCTTTATAACAAAAGAAGGTAGTTTTCTATACATTGACACAATAAAGGAAGCCTATTTCTGCCAAAAGTGTAACAAAGAACATTACAGGCTAAATCACCACATCTCCGCAAAAGGGTATTTTAATTTACGAGAAATGCTTGTCGTGTATAATACACTTTCTCGGAAACTTAATAAAAAACCTCTATTCAATGATAACCCACCAATGTTAAGTGAATAACTTCAAATACACCAGACACCACATTTTCCCAGCCACATTACAGTTCCTAAGTTAACAGTTATAACCATTAGACCAACCACGAAGATCATTTTTTTCATACCACGTGAATTCAGGTCTATAATGAATTAACAATTGAAAGGAGGTGATAAGAAGAATGAATGAAACTGTTGAAAAGACACAGGATGAATATCGTGATTTTAGAGAATCGATATCATACTGCATCTTTGATATTGAATCAAAATTAGTCCAGCTTGCCGAAGAAGGTAGGATCTGGATGATTCAAGGGATGAAGGATCTTACTGAATCCGAATTAATCCTCATCAACCACTATTTGTCTGATAAACGAGAACTGCAGATTTACGACTTTGTTTAATTCCACGTAATTCCCCAAAAGCCCTCTAATGAAACACTTCAGAAAAAGGTAAATCAAAATTCCAAACCAATCAAAATCAAAATTTAGGAGTGATGTTTTATGCAACTGACGAAAAAAGATGTATCTAACCCAAGAGAACAGGAGGTTTATAAACGAGCATTACGGTTTAGAAGAGACATATATGCAATAGTAAAGGATTTTCCTAAAATTGAAAAATACAATATGTGTGACCAAATGCGTCGTGCTTCAGCCAGTGTACCTGCTAATTTTAGCGAAGGCTATCGCAACCATTATTATGGTAAGGAGCGTGATCGTTTGAACACAGCACTCGGTAGTACAGCTGAAATTCAGGCTTTTCTGGATATGGCCATCATGGAAAATTATATTTCAGAGGAACAATATCGTAAGCTAGACGACGATGCGGAAGTTATTTTCGGTATACTATTAGCTCGGATTAAGGAAATTGATAAAGTCTTAGAAAAAGAAGGGCAAGGAGAGGAGGAATAGACTTGACGATTGAAATTGATAGATTTCGAAAGTTAAATCTATATAAACAGGCAATTAGATTTACACATCAGGTCTTAGATTGGACAAATGAGAATCTGGATGAAATTGGTCGGAAAGAATGCGTTTGGATTCGTAAGATGGCAATGGATATTCCCAGAAGTATAGCAAAAGCCGCTGCAGAAATTAATGTAAGAAACAAATATAAAAAGCTCAATCGTGGTAAAGAGGCTCTTCAAAAAGTAGTGCCAGTGTTGAAACACTATGGAATGGATGATAATGATCTTTCTGTTGAACTCCTGAAATTGTTTAATGGCTATTTCGGGCTACTGAACAGAAAGAAGAATGCTAACAGAGGATAAAGGGAATTTCCTTTATCCTTCTGTTCTTATATCTAATGTTATGGAGATTGATGTAGAATAAACTTTAAAAGTTGTGTATGGTTTTATCTTGATGCTAAATTACTGTGTTTCTTGCTAATTTTAAGGGTAGTTATTATAATAAAGTTAAAGTGAAATATAAAAATTAAGTGCCATTGACTAAAGGATAACTAAGGTTAAAAAAAACCTTTGCATACCTTTGAATATAGTCAATGGCACTTTTTTGCATTAAGGAGGAAATTTAATGAGTGACAAAGTTCAGTTAATAGTAGATTACATTGATAAGCATTATCACGAAAATCTAACTAATGATAAAATTGAGGAACTAGTATCAGAGTCAATCGAGACTTTTGAGAATAGGTTCCAAGCAAGGTCTGGCATGAGGTTTGTGGTTTATAAGCTACGTAGGCAGTTAACCTTGATCAAAGAAGAAAAAGTGAAATCTAATCTTTCAATAGATGATATGGATGTCTCCCCTTTTGAAAACCAGTTAATTTATTCCTTTTATTTTCAATGTGAATTTGCTATTTCTTTAGAGGCTGCAATTAAGCATGAGCATCTTTCTCTTCAGCCAAAGTACGGGTCACTAGAGTGGAAAAAATATGATGTGGTGATATCCGATCTACTTAGAGAATATAAACCAAATGACGCATTAAGGTTCTTACTTTCTTTACCTCCTTGCTATTTGAATGCATCAGATCAACTTAGTTTTTATACTGAGGATAAACCTAGAATAGAAAATGAAAGATCTTATCCTAAATTTCCAGAAGTAGAGGATCCTATTGGGAAATTAAGAACAATGTATACTTTAGAAAATGATTTATTAATTAGGGATTCGAAAAAACGTTCAATTAGATATGCTATTGTCAACAGGAATTTAATTTATAAATTGATTCTCGAATATGAGGCGAAAATAGAGTATTCACCGTCGGATTTGAAAACCATAATGTCCTCTTTACGTGAGAGAAAAGTACGATTTAACAAGGAGTTACCAGTGGTTAAAGAAAGTATAATTAGGGCTTTACATAGCCTGGATTTAGAAGATGACTTATGTGATACATTTGAAGAGCTACGACAACGGATTGGTTTGGACTATAGTAAACCAAAAAATGAAAGGAGGGAGGGGCAAGAGGGATACCCAAGAGACTATTTTTTTGAAAATCTGGAAATGGAAAAACTTATAAAAGAGTTAAATGAGTTGCTAATTCAAGGATTAGTGTATCTAAAGGGAATAGAATAAAGTTGAAGAGGATTAATGAATAATCACTGGGAGTTTATAGAAATCCCTCTTGGGTGGGAAAATACTTTATTAGTTTAGTGACTTGAGCATATACAAACATTTCTTGATGGCCTCCCTGCTTGTATTATATAATTAAAAGTTTTCTATTGAAAACTTTACAGAATCAGGATAAGGAGAGTTTATCTCTTTATCCTTTCTTTTTTGGATAAACAAATATATGTACTGAAGTACAATTTGACTTTAAAATTTGCTACAAATGTACCTTAAAAAGTTATGTATACAGATTAAGGTTGCTTATTTAGTTTTGAACAAGTGAGAGGAAGCATTCTTATGTTTATGAAAATCTTGTTCTATCTACATATGTATATGGTAACTTAAAAGTGAGCCACCATAGCAATTGAAAACTGAACCACTTTTGATCGAAAATAACCCTAATGACATATTAGGGGGAAACATCAGGAGTGATTTTATTGAAAGAGAAACAGACGATTATAAAGTTATATTTGAAGGGCTTGAGCAAAAGAAAGATTGCCAAGGAGACAAAAAAATCCAGAAATACAGTTAATAAATACATAAAAGAATTTGAGAAAAGTAGAAATGAGGATGTTCGTAATCTACCGATTACTGAAGATATTATAATGCCACCTACATATAAAAAAAGAATTGGTAGGAAAAGGGTATTAACTGATGAGATTAAAAACTTATTAAGGGGCTATATTAAAGAAAATGAGTGGAAAAGAAACCACTATATGAGTAAACAGCAAATGAAGATGATAGATATGCATGAGAGCTTACTTGATGCCGGATATACTATAAGCTATTCCACTGTAAGGAATTTTGTAAATGAGGAAGCAGCAAAAACAAAGGAAGTTTTTATTAGAAGATATTGTGAACCGGGATATGAAGTTGAATTTGATTGGGGGGAAGTGAAACTAGAGATAGATGGGAAGATTAGGAGTTATTCACTTGCGGTATTTACTTTAGCACATAGTAATTATCGTTTCGCAGGGCTTTATCAGTCCGAATCACAAGTTTGTGTATTAGATGTTCATACAAAATTTATCGAGCACGTTGGCTTTATCCCTTCGGTATTTACATATGACAATATGCGAACAGTTGTAAAATCATTTATTGGAACAGAAAAGACAATCACGGATAGTATGATCAATCTATCTAACTACTATCAATTTAAAATTCGTCTATGTGAGCCAAGAAAAGGTAATGAAAAAGGGCATGTAGAACGAAGTGTTGAGTTTATACGACGCAAAGCATTTTCATCACAATACTCTTTTACTGACATAAAAGAGGCTGAAGATCATCTTTCGAGAACGTTAAAAAGACTAAATGAACGACATCACCACGAGCATAAAGAAAAGCACGTTAACTTAATGAAAAAAGAAAAGTCAGTCTCAAAATTAGCAGCAATGGCCCCATTTGACATAGCTGAATTGGTTGAATGTCGAGTGGATAAATATAGCACAATAGTTATCAAACAAAATCATTATTCTGTACCAGAAGGACATGTAGGAAAATATATCAAAGCAAAAGTAGGAGCTAGGAAAATTAAATTATTTATCGAAGGAGAACTAGTGGCAGAACATCCACGAAACTGGGGATTACATCAATGGGAAATGAATATCTACCATTATTTAAAAACATTCCAAAAGAAAAAAGGTGCCATAACTCAAAGTCAAAGTTTTAAGCAGGCACCAACACAAATTAAAAAATTATACAACAATCATTATATAGGAAAAGAAAAAGAATTCATAGAGTTACTCCTCTATATCAAAGAAAACAATAACTTAGATAGGGTCATGAAGGCTGTAGAAGAATTGAATTCTATTCGATTAGGATACGTAAATACGGAAAGAATTTTATTCATCTGCGAGCAATCTACTCCTGAAGGAGTAAGAAGATATAACCCTGATGAAACAATGAATCAATCAGAAAGCAACATGAGAGCTTATGCGAATATGTTTAATCAAATCGATGAAGGAGTAACTAATTATGGATAAAAAGCAGCAAATAATTGAGATTTGTAAAGAACTACGTTTACCGAGCATTCGAAAAATGGTTCAGGATGAAATAGATTTTAAAGATCCTAAACAAGCCTATGAGGTTTTATTACAGGTTCTTTTACAGGAGAAAAGTGATCGATTAGTACGTGCAAAACAAAATAGAATCAGAGCAGCTAATTTCCCACAGAAAAAGCTGTTAGAGGAATTGGTGGTAGATGCTTTACCAGATCAAGCTAAGCAAAAATTACCACTTCTAAAATCATTGGATTTTATTAATGAGGGCCAAAATGTCATTCTTACTGGATCACCAGGGACGGGAAAATCGCATATTGCTTTAGGGCTAGGTATGGAAGCGTGTTTGGCCGGATATAGGGTATTTTTTGCGACAGTACCATCATTAATTAACCAACTTAAAGAACATCGTTCTGAGAGAACACTTCGATCATTTGAATTAAAATTTGAAAAATATGACTTGGTTATTCTCGATGAATTAGGCTATATCTCATTTGATAAAGAAGGTGCAGAATTATTATTTTCTCACCTATCATTACGTGCTGGAAGGAAATCAACGATTATTACAAGCAACCTGTCATTTTTAAAATGGCAGGAGATTTTCTATGATCCAGTATTAACTGCAGCATTAACAGATCGTTTAACACACAAATCGCATGTATTAAATATGAATGGCCCTTCTTTCAGAATGAAAGAGACCGAGGAATGGATAAAAATAAGTTCTGATAAAGTGGCTCAAAATTAAATTGCGAAATGGCTCACTTTTCAGTTGCGAAATACATACATAACTTAGAGAAGTTATTAATGGAATATGTGCAAGGTATTTTTGCAAGTAAAGTATAAAAGAGGCAGGTGTATTTGATATAGCTACCTCTTAAAAAAACTACATACATTCGTCTTGTTTAAGAATTTCCTAATGGAAATTGGCTCCTTAGTTTATTCATGTGCTCTTGAACGGATGAAATTACACCGAGCGGTTGTTTGTTTATATCTACTTTGACATAAGCATTGTTACTTCTATCGACATAAGAAGGAGTGTTCCTATTATTATTTATCTGTATTTGATAAAAACGATTATAGTCTCTAATAAATCTAATTCGTTCAGGATTCCGGTATATCTCCTCATATACATAAACAACGGGTTCAATATTTAGATCATTGTATCTAGCCATCCTAAAAAGTTGACCATCAAAAAAGATAAAATGAATATAGTTCCTTACTTCGATTGGAAGAGTGTCATAAGCAATTAAAGAATCAAAATTTATATTGAAAACGTTGTCCTTCGATGTCTTTAGTTCTATTAAATGCCAGATGCCATTAAGATCGACTATAACATCTCCTACCTTACGAATAAAGTTTTCATTATGGATCTGAAGTGTAAACTTTTGAATTAATGTGCTATAAAAAGTATTGCGGTTAATTGCAACATTCCATATTTCATCAAGCTCTTCATTAATATCAGTTGGCTGATTTCTTAATAAGTCTCTTAAAGAGGACATTTCTGAGTCCACAGGATAAAGCGGTGCTTTAAAAAAATGGTAATTGTTATTGATTAGGTATTGTAAGACGTTATCATGATAAATGGATCGCTCAAAGCTCATAAGTACAACCCCCTATTTTTTATAATTCTATTTTACTATAAATACTAGAACTATTTTTTTAATCTTGTACCCTTACAAAGAGGAAAAAAATAGTTAGAACTCCCGACAGTACTGGCTTAGAAACAGTTATCTATAATTGCATAAACTAAGTGATATAAATTAAAACAATGCAGAAAATCATGGTATGATGGTCAATCTGAATAAATTCTGATTCAGGCACCTACACCATGAAAACCACCAATAGCCAGCACTAAAATCCTAAAATAAAAGTTGGCGATTTATTTTTTATAAATATCTTTAACAAAGACTGTGATATTGGTGTCACAAAAGCATACTTTTTGGGAATGTATAAAAAAGTGTTCCAAAACATTGTGATGTTACTTTTGGAATGTTTCAAGGCCTTCACAGACCTTTAGGGACCATTTATAATAGTAATATACAAACATACATTCTGCAGGAGGAGATTGAAATAAAAATAGGTTATTGTAGGATTTCTCACAAAACGCAAAATGAATCACGACAGATAAAAGCCTTAGAAGAACAAAATGTAGAAAAGATCTTTCTGGATAAATTAAGTGGGAAGGATAAGAATCGACCACAGTTACAAGAAATGCTAAGTTTTATTCGAGAAGGAGATACTTTAATTATTGAGTCCATTTCAAGATTAGCCCGTAACACAAAGGATTTTCTGGAGATTGTTTATGACTTAACCGAAAGAGGAATCGAGGTTGTTAGTTTAAAGGAAAACATTGACACTTCTACTCCCCAGGGCAAATTCATTTGTACCATATTCGGAGCTTTATATGAACTTGAAAGAGATAGTATTAAGCAACGCCAATTAGAAGGGATTGCAATTGCTAAAGAAAAGGGGGTTACATTTGGAAGACCGGTAATTCAAATAGATGAAAATTTTATGCGAGAGTACAAACGATGGAAAGAAGGTAAACAAACTGCAGTTTCAACTTACAAAAAGTTAGATATTAGTCGTACATCTTTTTATCGTAAAGTAAAACAGATAGAAGGGAGCCAAAATATGAATCAAGAACAACTTAATAGTAAAGAAATTACCACAATTTCTTAGTCGTTACTGTAAAAAAAACAAGGGTTTTTGACTGCAGGAAATGACTTGGAGATTGTGGTTTTTGTTTCCCTTGTCGTATGGGGTGAAAACAATTGATTAGAGAGTGGAATGAATCAACAATCAATAGATTCCTTAAAGAAAAACGTGGGCAGGGAACTGGAAAAGACTATAAGCCTTGGTTGCTTGTTCAAGATATTTCAAGTAGAGCTAGATCTACTCGTATATTTGGTAATACTACGCAAAGAGTTCATCAACTTCTGAGTGACTTACAGCTTTATTATTTCAATTTCTTAGAATTTGATGAGGAAGTTATCGACATACGTGAACAATATCCTTCACTAGATTTTCATGATTTGAATATATC contains the following coding sequences:
- a CDS encoding restriction endonuclease subunit S, coding for MTAIATIKEKILDKAIHGGLTSQSQTDKPAILLLERIKEKKQQLEKEKKIKKQKILPTITEDEIPFDIPDNWEWVRLGELAGKLGAGKTPLGGSKNYTDSGIPFIRSQNVHNDGLSMTGIAYIPEEINATMQGSLVEKNDILLNITGGSIGRSCLLPDDFLTANVNQHVAIIRLVDPEIRYFIHTCIISPYFQKRIMDVQVGASREGLSMDKLSQILVPIPPLEEQVRIIERIDNLFSKCEQLEGESFFQKERIQAIRKQALDDAFKGIVVPQSEADEPADVLLKKTLEEKELLIKDKVIKKPKAVPSVDKADIPYELPKNWTWTRLGEIGDWGSGSTPKRGNRAYYDGNISWLKTGELKDGYINDSEEKITELALKECSLRLNKPGDVLIAMYGATIGKLGILEIEATTNQACCACTPFSQVNNKYLFYYLMSIRDIFKEKGEGGAQPNISREKIVQTLFPLPPFEEQNRIVIKIETIMNMLDDIEENRIK
- a CDS encoding ParM/StbA family protein is translated as MKETIKIALDCGKYSTKAIGKYQGNTYTTTFRTKMQQVSRLGMDISPNSFHVKYYGNEYLLGDMVSEDYSDFSLNKASRIHQLAIYTAITQLLQKAKASINVDIRLGVNVPITTYKDSIQKENFKQMVEKRGHTIHLMVNGNAYSIELSDVTLAFEGMGEIYAKADEYKNKNTTIIDVGGLNTTLCSFKGIQPQINTMIVSDLGMNVLKGKIGKVINERYGMTVSSDDLEQVLRRGYFASKGEIYEDSKVMIEEMKLEHLQQIVQFAKSRGYTFNMNDIHFVGGGSITLRRYIKQEFPHALIMDNPQYSNCLSFLKILEVKNG
- a CDS encoding four helix bundle protein translates to MQLTKKDVSNPREQEVYKRALRFRRDIYAIVKDFPKIEKYNMCDQMRRASASVPANFSEGYRNHYYGKERDRLNTALGSTAEIQAFLDMAIMENYISEEQYRKLDDDAEVIFGILLARIKEIDKVLEKEGQGEEE
- a CDS encoding AraC family transcriptional regulator; amino-acid sequence: MSDKVQLIVDYIDKHYHENLTNDKIEELVSESIETFENRFQARSGMRFVVYKLRRQLTLIKEEKVKSNLSIDDMDVSPFENQLIYSFYFQCEFAISLEAAIKHEHLSLQPKYGSLEWKKYDVVISDLLREYKPNDALRFLLSLPPCYLNASDQLSFYTEDKPRIENERSYPKFPEVEDPIGKLRTMYTLENDLLIRDSKKRSIRYAIVNRNLIYKLILEYEAKIEYSPSDLKTIMSSLRERKVRFNKELPVVKESIIRALHSLDLEDDLCDTFEELRQRIGLDYSKPKNERREGQEGYPRDYFFENLEMEKLIKELNELLIQGLVYLKGIE
- the istA gene encoding IS21 family transposase; the protein is MKEKQTIIKLYLKGLSKRKIAKETKKSRNTVNKYIKEFEKSRNEDVRNLPITEDIIMPPTYKKRIGRKRVLTDEIKNLLRGYIKENEWKRNHYMSKQQMKMIDMHESLLDAGYTISYSTVRNFVNEEAAKTKEVFIRRYCEPGYEVEFDWGEVKLEIDGKIRSYSLAVFTLAHSNYRFAGLYQSESQVCVLDVHTKFIEHVGFIPSVFTYDNMRTVVKSFIGTEKTITDSMINLSNYYQFKIRLCEPRKGNEKGHVERSVEFIRRKAFSSQYSFTDIKEAEDHLSRTLKRLNERHHHEHKEKHVNLMKKEKSVSKLAAMAPFDIAELVECRVDKYSTIVIKQNHYSVPEGHVGKYIKAKVGARKIKLFIEGELVAEHPRNWGLHQWEMNIYHYLKTFQKKKGAITQSQSFKQAPTQIKKLYNNHYIGKEKEFIELLLYIKENNNLDRVMKAVEELNSIRLGYVNTERILFICEQSTPEGVRRYNPDETMNQSESNMRAYANMFNQIDEGVTNYG
- the istB gene encoding IS21-like element helper ATPase IstB translates to MDKKQQIIEICKELRLPSIRKMVQDEIDFKDPKQAYEVLLQVLLQEKSDRLVRAKQNRIRAANFPQKKLLEELVVDALPDQAKQKLPLLKSLDFINEGQNVILTGSPGTGKSHIALGLGMEACLAGYRVFFATVPSLINQLKEHRSERTLRSFELKFEKYDLVILDELGYISFDKEGAELLFSHLSLRAGRKSTIITSNLSFLKWQEIFYDPVLTAALTDRLTHKSHVLNMNGPSFRMKETEEWIKISSDKVAQN
- a CDS encoding recombinase family protein; translation: MFQGLHRPLGTIYNSNIQTYILQEEIEIKIGYCRISHKTQNESRQIKALEEQNVEKIFLDKLSGKDKNRPQLQEMLSFIREGDTLIIESISRLARNTKDFLEIVYDLTERGIEVVSLKENIDTSTPQGKFICTIFGALYELERDSIKQRQLEGIAIAKEKGVTFGRPVIQIDENFMREYKRWKEGKQTAVSTYKKLDISRTSFYRKVKQIEGSQNMNQEQLNSKEITTIS